The Acidobacteriota bacterium genome has a segment encoding these proteins:
- a CDS encoding arylsulfatase has product MGHDPRSPRDNIFSCEVRVMDRRDFLKSIGLGAPALAFPLAINVRGEFAPPEKLPHIVIIMADDMGLGDPGCYNPASLIPTPHMDRVAAEGTRFTDAHAPASMCSPTRYSLLTGRYPWRTRLKKGVLMPYWPPLIEPSRLTLASLLRSRGYGTAYVGKWHLGLEWKTKDGSKAGDYYSQDKVFQTDETLQWSVDFSQPVGGGPTRLGFDHFYGNAGCPSNDPPYVFIEDDRLVAVPTRMSREEWRGLPGFLPGPMADGWSEEDIDIILAGKAQAAIDRHLGQRPNDPFFLIVSPNSPHVPWLVPEFMKSKSKEGPRGDLVALFDWVVGEVDAHLKKRGISDKTLLIVTSDNGGQKGANGHRSAMGFRGYKGDIWEGGHRVPFIVRWPGKVKPGAVSGELVSLGDMCATFADLVGAPLPDNGAEDSWSVLPALLGKSKGKPLHEALIFQAGNGALAIRQGRWKYIAAEQEGGRGQLYDLDADPGETRDLAAENPPIVAALSALLGQYRSQGFSRPKRGKEPRSF; this is encoded by the coding sequence ATGGGACATGATCCGCGTTCCCCGCGTGACAATATATTCTCTTGTGAGGTGAGAGTTATGGATCGACGGGATTTTTTGAAATCTATCGGCCTTGGCGCGCCTGCTCTGGCCTTCCCTCTCGCGATAAACGTAAGGGGAGAATTTGCGCCGCCGGAAAAGCTGCCGCATATCGTCATCATCATGGCCGACGACATGGGACTCGGGGATCCCGGATGCTATAACCCCGCATCCCTGATCCCGACGCCCCATATGGATCGGGTTGCGGCCGAAGGCACGAGGTTCACGGACGCGCACGCCCCCGCGTCGATGTGCTCGCCGACGCGCTACAGCCTCCTCACGGGGCGATATCCATGGAGAACCCGGCTCAAGAAGGGCGTCCTGATGCCGTACTGGCCTCCCCTGATCGAACCCTCGCGCCTGACCCTCGCTTCGCTCCTCCGGAGCCGCGGCTACGGGACGGCGTACGTCGGGAAATGGCATCTCGGGCTCGAATGGAAAACGAAGGACGGAAGCAAGGCCGGAGATTACTATAGTCAGGACAAGGTGTTCCAGACGGATGAGACGCTGCAATGGAGCGTCGATTTCAGCCAACCGGTCGGCGGCGGGCCCACCCGTCTCGGATTCGATCATTTCTACGGGAACGCCGGCTGCCCCAGCAATGATCCGCCGTACGTCTTCATCGAGGACGATCGGTTGGTCGCGGTGCCGACCCGAATGAGCAGGGAGGAATGGCGGGGACTCCCGGGATTCCTGCCGGGACCGATGGCCGACGGCTGGTCGGAGGAGGACATCGATATCATCCTTGCCGGCAAGGCCCAGGCGGCCATCGACCGCCATCTTGGGCAAAGACCGAACGATCCCTTTTTCCTCATCGTTTCACCCAATTCCCCCCATGTCCCATGGCTCGTGCCGGAATTCATGAAAAGCAAGAGCAAGGAGGGCCCGCGCGGAGACCTCGTCGCCTTGTTCGATTGGGTGGTCGGGGAGGTCGATGCCCACCTCAAGAAGCGCGGGATCTCCGATAAGACGCTCCTCATCGTCACGAGCGACAACGGAGGCCAGAAAGGCGCGAACGGGCATCGATCCGCGATGGGCTTCCGCGGATATAAGGGCGATATTTGGGAGGGAGGGCACCGGGTGCCGTTCATCGTCCGCTGGCCGGGGAAGGTCAAGCCGGGCGCGGTATCCGGCGAACTCGTCAGCTTGGGCGACATGTGCGCGACGTTCGCCGACCTGGTCGGCGCGCCGCTTCCGGACAACGGCGCCGAGGATAGCTGGAGCGTCCTCCCGGCGCTCCTCGGAAAGTCAAAGGGCAAACCCCTTCATGAAGCTCTCATCTTCCAGGCGGGGAACGGCGCCCTGGCGATCCGCCAGGGACGATGGAAGTATATCGCCGCGGAACAAGAGGGGGGGAGGGGCCAGCTCTATGATCTGGATGCGGACCCGGGTGAGACGCGAGACCTCGCAGCCGAGAATCCACCGATCGTGGCGGCGCTTTCGGCCTTGTTGGGTCAATACCGAAGCCAGGGCTTCAGCCGGCCAAAAAGAGGAAAGGAGCCCCGGTCCTTCTGA
- a CDS encoding S9 family peptidase, which produces MLKRTALRPMIALIAVLALVAVLPAQETPSGAGLLTLDRIFASPEFSQERFGPARWMSDGESYTTLEPSAEAKSGRDLILYRAATGRREVLVAAAKLVPPGSDQPLSIENYAWSPDGKVLIVFTNSKRVWRQNTRGDFWTYELQSGRLRRLGAGFEPSSLMFAKLSPDGLKAAYVVKNNLYAEDLASGRTTQLTFDGSEDIVNGTADWVNEEEFSIRDGFRWSPDSASIAFWQFNTRNVPVFTMIDNTGSFYPKVQTFKYPKTGQTNSAVRAGVVPVSGGAPVWIKTPGDPSNTYIARLEWAGNSRQVILQHLNRLQNTLTVLLGDAATGEARSLFVDKDETWVEIMDDFVWLDGGRSLLWLSERDGWRHAYRVSRDGREVKLLTPGDYDVVSVDAVDERGNWLYVTASPGDATKRFLFRVRADGKSAPSLVGPAGQTGVHSYDISPSARWAFHTCGTIDTPPATELVRLPEGKPVRTLAANKELRARVEGLSRKKAEFFKLDIGDGVQVDGWRILPPDFDPAKKYPLFVYVYGEPAGQTVQDNWGGNGYLWHLMLAQQGYVVASFDNRGTPAPRGRAWRKSIYRQIGILASRDQAAAVRAAIAAWPYIDAERVGVWGWSGGGSMTLNAMFRHPDLYRTGISVASISNQRIYDTIYQERYMGLPEDNADGYKNGSPITFAKDLKGNLLIVHGTGDDNCHYQGFEMLVDELVANNKAFTMMSYPNRSHGIYEGKGTTLHLYTLFTRFLNENLPPGGRAR; this is translated from the coding sequence ATGCTCAAAAGAACGGCCCTCCGCCCCATGATCGCCCTGATCGCGGTCCTGGCGCTGGTCGCGGTCCTGCCCGCCCAGGAGACCCCTTCCGGAGCCGGGCTGCTGACTCTGGACCGCATATTCGCCTCACCCGAATTCTCCCAGGAACGGTTCGGCCCGGCGCGCTGGATGAGCGACGGCGAATCCTACACGACCCTGGAGCCGAGCGCCGAGGCCAAGTCCGGCCGTGACCTCATCCTCTATCGGGCAGCCACGGGCCGCCGGGAGGTCCTGGTCGCGGCGGCCAAGCTCGTCCCGCCCGGCTCGGACCAGCCTTTGTCGATCGAGAACTACGCCTGGTCGCCAGACGGCAAGGTCCTGATCGTCTTTACCAACTCGAAACGGGTCTGGCGGCAGAACACCCGGGGCGATTTCTGGACCTATGAGCTCCAGTCCGGCCGCCTGCGCCGGCTCGGGGCTGGCTTTGAGCCCTCCAGCCTGATGTTCGCCAAGCTCTCGCCGGACGGCCTCAAGGCCGCCTATGTCGTCAAGAACAACCTCTATGCCGAGGACCTGGCCTCGGGCCGGACGACGCAGCTGACCTTCGACGGAAGCGAGGATATCGTCAACGGGACCGCCGATTGGGTCAACGAAGAGGAGTTCTCGATCCGGGACGGTTTCCGCTGGTCGCCCGACAGCGCCTCCATCGCCTTCTGGCAATTCAATACGCGCAACGTGCCGGTCTTCACGATGATCGACAACACCGGATCGTTCTATCCCAAGGTCCAGACCTTCAAGTACCCCAAGACGGGGCAGACGAATTCCGCCGTCAGGGCCGGCGTCGTCCCCGTTTCGGGCGGAGCGCCCGTCTGGATCAAGACGCCTGGCGACCCGAGCAACACCTACATCGCCAGGCTCGAATGGGCCGGCAATTCGCGCCAGGTCATCCTCCAGCACCTCAACAGACTGCAGAACACGCTGACCGTTCTCCTCGGCGACGCGGCGACCGGCGAGGCCCGGAGCCTTTTCGTCGACAAGGACGAGACCTGGGTGGAGATCATGGACGACTTCGTCTGGCTCGACGGCGGCCGGAGCCTGCTCTGGCTGAGCGAGCGCGACGGCTGGCGGCACGCCTACCGCGTGTCGCGCGACGGCCGCGAGGTCAAGCTGCTGACGCCGGGCGATTACGACGTCGTCAGCGTGGACGCCGTGGACGAGCGCGGCAACTGGCTCTACGTCACGGCCTCACCGGGGGACGCCACGAAGCGGTTCCTCTTCCGCGTCCGCGCGGACGGCAAGAGCGCCCCGTCGCTCGTCGGCCCGGCCGGCCAGACCGGCGTGCATAGCTACGACATCTCCCCTTCGGCCCGCTGGGCTTTCCACACCTGCGGGACCATCGATACCCCGCCGGCGACCGAGCTCGTCCGGCTGCCCGAGGGGAAGCCCGTCCGTACGCTGGCGGCCAACAAGGAGCTGAGGGCCCGGGTCGAAGGCCTGTCCAGGAAGAAGGCCGAGTTCTTCAAGCTCGACATCGGCGACGGCGTCCAGGTCGACGGCTGGCGCATCCTGCCCCCCGATTTCGACCCGGCCAAGAAATACCCGCTCTTCGTCTATGTCTACGGCGAGCCGGCCGGCCAGACCGTCCAGGACAACTGGGGCGGCAACGGCTACCTCTGGCACCTCATGCTGGCCCAGCAGGGCTATGTTGTCGCCAGCTTCGACAACCGCGGCACGCCCGCGCCCCGCGGCCGGGCCTGGCGCAAGAGCATCTATCGCCAGATCGGCATCCTGGCCTCGAGGGACCAGGCCGCGGCAGTGCGGGCCGCCATCGCCGCCTGGCCGTACATCGACGCCGAACGCGTCGGGGTCTGGGGGTGGAGCGGCGGGGGCTCGATGACATTGAACGCCATGTTCCGCCACCCCGATCTTTACAGGACCGGGATCTCCGTCGCTTCGATCTCCAACCAGCGGATCTACGACACGATCTACCAGGAGCGCTACATGGGCCTGCCCGAGGACAACGCGGACGGCTACAAGAACGGCTCGCCCATCACGTTCGCCAAGGATCTCAAGGGGAACCTGCTCATCGTTCACGGCACCGGCGACGACAATTGCCACTACCAGGGATTCGAGATGCTGGTCGACGAGCTCGTGGCCAACAACAAGGCCTTCACGATGATGTCCTATCCCAATCGCTCTCACGGCATTTACGAAGGGAAGGGCACGACTCTCCACCTCTATACGCTGTTCACCCGGTTCCTCAACGAGAACCTGCCGCCGGGCGGCCGGGCGCGCTGA
- a CDS encoding glycoside hydrolase N-terminal domain-containing protein codes for MMSRIRRSGTPAVLVLGAVLINAIPGLGASPSPSSPAAAQASGILAPPARGFVSSEPGATWEQGLLSGNGTVGASVLGRPLDEIIVFSHKRMFVPERDPLLPPAVATRLFEVRRLIDSGLHDQAGRLAVDASIQKEFLYPDALMPAFDLRIRMAADGGVSGYARATDFATGETIVHWADRRGPFERRLFVSRADGVAVLRITGPGPGAVSCRLELSPREPGNRRFRADVGNLAVTADTSTLTFRHGFTHAYPGSIQGLEGVARVAARNGAAAAEGQGLTLSGADEVLVFVDIKVLDDFEKSLIERTKKDLAALPADYAALLGPHARIHGGIFGRMRLDLGGGADRGLTSEELLATTTDEEPSRALIEKVFDAGRYNILSSVSDLPPTLQGVWAGTYSPPWASDFTHNGNVPSAIASLLMGNMPELMPAYTSYIEGLVPYLEVNAKMTFGARGIVLPSRSTTNGYNNAFEADFPGQFWVAGAAWAAHFFYDYWLYTDDREFLARHALPFMEKAALFFEDYLYEGPDGRYLFSPTQSPENAPSNTRSQVTFNATMDVAAAKELLSNAIAASRALGLNRDKVQVWEKMLAKMPPYLVNEDGAVKEWLTPRLADNYNHRHSSQLYALYDGMPEEIAGDPRLRAAFRKLIEIKLDRHWSNWRKQGGFMSFGLVQLGQASASLGEADLAYRCLVPLLNRYWLHNLASMHNAKQLFNMDISGGLPAVLIKMLVSSDPGIVRLLPACPAAWPSGTIEGVLCRGRIEARRLTWNGKTIEVVLKSGKAQEITLLAPGDIAFLAVRGGGAAVRSAGNARSRRLSLPACRELTVEIGLK; via the coding sequence ATGATGAGCCGGATCCGCCGCTCCGGAACGCCGGCCGTACTGGTCCTGGGCGCCGTCCTGATCAACGCGATCCCCGGACTCGGCGCCTCGCCGAGTCCCTCTTCGCCGGCCGCCGCCCAGGCCTCGGGGATCCTGGCGCCGCCCGCGCGCGGGTTCGTCAGCTCCGAGCCCGGGGCGACCTGGGAACAGGGCCTCCTCAGCGGGAACGGGACCGTCGGGGCCAGCGTCCTCGGACGGCCTCTCGACGAGATCATCGTCTTCAGCCACAAGAGGATGTTCGTGCCCGAGCGCGACCCGCTCCTGCCGCCGGCTGTCGCGACGCGCCTCTTCGAGGTCCGCCGCCTCATCGACAGCGGCCTCCATGACCAGGCCGGCCGGCTGGCCGTCGATGCGTCGATACAGAAGGAGTTCCTTTACCCCGACGCCCTCATGCCCGCGTTCGACCTGAGGATCAGGATGGCGGCGGACGGCGGGGTCTCCGGCTACGCGCGCGCGACCGATTTCGCGACCGGCGAAACGATCGTCCATTGGGCCGACCGCCGCGGCCCGTTCGAGCGGCGCCTGTTCGTCTCCCGGGCCGACGGCGTCGCTGTCCTGAGGATCACGGGCCCGGGACCCGGCGCCGTAAGCTGCCGCCTCGAGCTCTCGCCCCGGGAGCCCGGCAACCGGCGGTTCCGGGCCGATGTCGGCAACCTCGCCGTGACCGCCGACACGTCGACCCTGACCTTCCGTCACGGCTTCACCCATGCCTACCCCGGCAGCATCCAGGGCCTTGAAGGCGTGGCCCGGGTCGCGGCCCGCAACGGCGCGGCGGCCGCTGAGGGACAGGGCCTGACGCTAAGCGGCGCGGACGAGGTCCTGGTGTTCGTGGATATCAAGGTCCTCGACGACTTCGAGAAGTCCCTGATAGAACGGACCAAGAAGGATCTGGCGGCCCTGCCCGCCGACTACGCCGCGCTGCTGGGCCCGCACGCGAGGATCCACGGCGGGATCTTCGGCCGCATGCGGCTCGATCTCGGCGGGGGGGCCGACCGGGGCCTGACGTCGGAAGAACTCCTGGCCACAACGACGGACGAGGAGCCCTCCCGGGCCCTCATCGAGAAGGTCTTCGACGCCGGCCGGTACAACATCCTCTCCAGCGTGAGCGACCTGCCGCCCACCCTCCAGGGCGTCTGGGCCGGGACCTACAGCCCGCCCTGGGCGAGCGATTTCACCCACAACGGGAATGTCCCCTCGGCCATCGCCTCGCTGCTCATGGGGAACATGCCCGAGCTCATGCCGGCCTACACATCCTATATAGAGGGACTGGTCCCATATCTCGAGGTCAACGCCAAGATGACCTTCGGGGCGCGGGGGATCGTCCTGCCCTCGCGGTCGACGACCAACGGCTACAACAACGCCTTCGAGGCGGATTTCCCCGGCCAGTTCTGGGTCGCCGGCGCGGCCTGGGCGGCCCATTTCTTCTATGACTACTGGCTCTACACGGACGACCGGGAGTTCCTGGCCCGCCACGCCCTGCCGTTCATGGAAAAGGCGGCCCTGTTCTTCGAGGACTATCTCTATGAGGGTCCGGACGGGCGCTACCTGTTCAGCCCGACCCAGTCGCCGGAGAACGCGCCCTCGAACACCAGGTCACAGGTGACGTTCAACGCCACGATGGACGTCGCCGCGGCCAAGGAGCTGCTCTCCAACGCCATCGCAGCCTCCCGGGCGCTCGGCCTCAACCGGGACAAGGTCCAGGTCTGGGAAAAGATGCTGGCCAAGATGCCGCCCTATCTCGTCAACGAGGACGGAGCGGTCAAGGAGTGGCTGACGCCCCGCCTGGCCGACAACTATAACCACCGGCACAGCTCCCAGCTCTACGCCCTTTATGACGGGATGCCGGAGGAGATCGCCGGTGACCCGCGGCTCCGGGCCGCCTTCAGGAAGCTCATCGAGATCAAGCTCGATCGCCACTGGTCGAACTGGCGGAAACAGGGCGGGTTCATGTCCTTCGGCCTGGTCCAGCTGGGACAGGCTTCGGCCAGCCTGGGCGAGGCCGACCTGGCCTACCGCTGCCTGGTGCCGCTCCTCAACCGCTACTGGCTCCACAACCTGGCGTCCATGCACAACGCCAAACAGCTGTTCAATATGGACATCAGCGGGGGCCTGCCCGCCGTGCTCATCAAGATGCTCGTCTCCTCCGACCCGGGGATCGTGCGACTGCTGCCGGCCTGTCCTGCGGCCTGGCCGTCAGGGACGATCGAGGGCGTTCTCTGCCGCGGCCGGATCGAAGCCAGGCGGCTGACCTGGAACGGCAAGACCATCGAGGTCGTGCTCAAGAGCGGCAAGGCCCAGGAGATCACGCTTCTCGCGCCCGGGGACATCGCCTTCCTGGCCGTTCGCGGAGGCGGGGCCGCCGTCCGGAGCGCCGGGAACGCCCGCAGCCGCCGGCTGTCGCTTCCGGCCTGCCGGGAGCTAACGGTCGAGATCGGATTGAAATGA
- a CDS encoding uroporphyrinogen decarboxylase family protein: MTAHEDSRLVSNTEEWTSYRRLVTALHHREPDRVPFDLGGSMVTGINVRALTALRQVLGLPGEARVLDRVTQMAETGDDVRDLLRVDVRSVRPNAPGRAGLARDLGWVGDHDRLIDEFGIGWQMPRHGGHYYDLCFSPLAECRTVADIERYPWPDALDPARFEGLKPRVDQVVEQERRGVVVERMHAGMWEHAMWMRGYEQFFMEMVTEPALVHAIMSKELEVKTAYWGRALDLLDRHTLVLSTADDLGTQSGPLVSVGMYRDLIWPYHRQLFQFLKSRARTEIFIFFHCDGAIWDFVPLLIEAGVDILNPWQVNCKGMDDTRRFKREFGRDLTIWGGSCDTQAVLPFGTPRQVRDETRRRIEDLAPGGGFVFAPIHVIQAGVPPENIIAWWETLMQYGRYHGT; the protein is encoded by the coding sequence ATGACGGCTCATGAAGACTCCCGGCTGGTCTCCAACACCGAAGAATGGACGAGCTACCGGCGGCTGGTCACGGCACTGCATCATCGGGAGCCGGACCGTGTTCCGTTCGACCTCGGCGGCTCGATGGTCACCGGCATCAACGTCCGCGCCCTGACGGCGCTGCGCCAAGTGCTCGGGTTGCCCGGCGAAGCCCGGGTCCTCGATCGGGTCACGCAGATGGCCGAGACCGGGGACGATGTGCGCGATCTCCTGAGGGTGGATGTGCGAAGCGTCCGGCCGAACGCCCCGGGCCGGGCCGGGCTGGCCCGGGACCTCGGCTGGGTCGGCGATCACGACCGCTTGATCGACGAGTTCGGCATAGGCTGGCAGATGCCTAGGCACGGGGGGCATTACTATGACCTCTGCTTCAGCCCCCTGGCGGAGTGCCGGACCGTGGCCGACATCGAACGCTACCCCTGGCCCGACGCGCTCGATCCGGCCCGTTTCGAAGGCCTCAAGCCGCGCGTCGATCAGGTGGTCGAGCAGGAGCGCCGCGGCGTTGTCGTCGAGCGCATGCATGCGGGCATGTGGGAACATGCCATGTGGATGCGGGGGTATGAGCAGTTCTTCATGGAAATGGTCACGGAGCCCGCGCTCGTCCACGCCATCATGTCGAAGGAGCTCGAGGTCAAGACGGCCTATTGGGGCCGGGCGCTCGACCTCCTCGACAGGCACACCTTGGTCCTCTCGACGGCCGACGATCTGGGCACGCAATCCGGCCCGCTGGTCTCCGTGGGGATGTACAGGGACCTGATCTGGCCGTACCACCGCCAGCTATTCCAGTTCCTCAAGAGCCGGGCCCGGACCGAAATCTTCATCTTCTTCCACTGCGACGGAGCGATCTGGGATTTCGTCCCGCTCCTGATCGAGGCCGGCGTCGACATCCTCAATCCCTGGCAGGTCAACTGCAAGGGGATGGACGACACCCGGCGCTTCAAACGGGAGTTCGGCAGGGACCTGACCATCTGGGGCGGAAGCTGTGATACCCAGGCCGTCTTGCCGTTCGGCACGCCCCGGCAAGTGCGCGATGAAACGCGCCGTCGCATCGAAGACCTGGCCCCCGGCGGCGGATTCGTCTTCGCGCCGATCCACGTGATCCAGGCGGGAGTCCCGCCGGAGAATATCATTGCCTGGTGGGAGACGCTGATGCAGTACGGTCGTTATCATGGGACATGA
- a CDS encoding glycoside hydrolase family 95 protein yields MRTSGKRIRGSAAAAVLLLAGTLAVPVGGADRLSFDPSTILWYAHPADKWENALPVGNGRLGAVVFGRTDEERIQINEETYWSGGPYSTVVKGGARALPEIQKLVFEGNYKMAHILFGRHLMGYPVEQMKYQSLGDLVLEFGAKGAVTDYRRELDLDTAVVTTRYTQDGVRFQREVFVSPVDQVIVVRLSADKPGRISFKAQLRGERNSAHSNYATDYFRMDGLPPDGLVVRGKSADYMGVTGALRYESVLKALPEGGTMSLDWDELRIAQADAVTLLVAAATNFVNYKDCSADEQARAGAVMSAAAGKPFDRLKAAHLGEHRRLFRRVDLRLPATPNSALPTDERLAACDGDNDPALAALVFQFGRYLLISSSRPGTQPANLQGIWNKDMNPMWDSKYTTNINTEMNYWPAEVGNLSECAEPLFKMIEELTDQGAQVARENYGARGWVFHQNTDLWRVAAPMDGPSWGAFTTGGAWLATHLWEHYLFTGDKEFLRRYYPVLKGSAEFFLDFLVPHPKYGWLVTNPSTSPENFPDIPGQTRFFDEITTFKTTTSICAGSTIDMQILADLFGYVAGAADVLGVDADLKARVLAARARLAPLQIGKRGNLQEWLEDWGETEASHRHISGLWGLFPGHQISARKTPKLAEASRVVLEQRGLPGNGWSSAWKAACWARLGNGAKAMENMAYAMHKYTTQSLFSICSSAMQVDGSFGMSAAVAELLLQSHEGELALLPALPGSWTDGEVRGLVARGGFEVGMKWKGGRLEGATLLSKIGNACRIRSAVPLRVFVRGKSVPVVKAGPGLIEFQTSPAATYVLSVAR; encoded by the coding sequence ATGAGGACTAGCGGAAAAAGGATCCGCGGCTCAGCCGCCGCGGCGGTCCTGCTTCTCGCCGGCACGCTGGCCGTTCCGGTCGGGGGGGCGGACAGGCTTTCCTTCGATCCCTCGACGATCCTCTGGTACGCCCATCCCGCCGATAAATGGGAGAACGCCCTGCCTGTCGGGAACGGCCGGCTGGGGGCCGTGGTCTTCGGCCGGACGGACGAGGAGCGGATCCAGATCAACGAGGAGACCTATTGGTCGGGCGGCCCGTATTCCACCGTCGTGAAGGGCGGCGCCAGGGCCCTGCCGGAGATCCAGAAGCTCGTCTTCGAGGGAAACTACAAGATGGCCCACATCCTGTTCGGGCGCCATCTGATGGGATACCCCGTCGAGCAGATGAAATACCAGTCCCTCGGCGATCTCGTCCTTGAGTTCGGCGCGAAAGGGGCCGTCACGGATTACCGGCGCGAGCTCGACCTGGACACGGCCGTTGTCACGACGCGCTACACGCAGGACGGCGTCCGCTTTCAGAGGGAGGTCTTCGTCAGCCCGGTGGACCAGGTCATCGTCGTCCGGCTTTCGGCCGACAAGCCGGGCCGGATCTCGTTCAAGGCCCAGCTCCGCGGCGAGCGGAATTCGGCCCACTCGAACTACGCGACCGATTATTTCCGGATGGACGGCCTGCCGCCCGACGGCCTGGTCGTGCGCGGCAAATCGGCCGACTACATGGGCGTGACCGGGGCCCTGCGCTACGAATCCGTCCTCAAGGCCCTGCCCGAGGGCGGGACGATGAGCCTGGACTGGGACGAGCTCCGGATCGCCCAAGCCGACGCCGTCACGCTGCTCGTCGCGGCGGCCACGAACTTCGTTAACTATAAGGATTGCAGCGCCGACGAGCAGGCCCGTGCCGGAGCCGTGATGTCGGCCGCGGCCGGCAAGCCTTTCGACAGGCTGAAGGCCGCCCACCTCGGCGAGCACCGGCGGCTGTTCCGCCGCGTCGACCTGCGCCTGCCCGCGACGCCGAACTCGGCCCTGCCGACCGACGAGCGCCTGGCGGCCTGCGACGGCGACAACGATCCCGCCCTGGCCGCCCTCGTCTTCCAGTTCGGGCGCTACCTCCTGATCTCGTCGTCCCGGCCCGGCACGCAGCCGGCCAACCTCCAGGGCATTTGGAACAAGGACATGAACCCGATGTGGGATTCCAAATACACGACGAACATCAACACCGAGATGAACTACTGGCCCGCCGAGGTCGGCAACCTGAGCGAATGCGCCGAGCCCCTCTTCAAGATGATCGAGGAATTGACGGACCAGGGCGCCCAGGTCGCCCGGGAGAACTACGGCGCCCGCGGCTGGGTCTTCCATCAGAACACCGATCTCTGGCGGGTGGCCGCGCCCATGGACGGCCCGAGCTGGGGAGCGTTCACGACCGGGGGGGCCTGGCTGGCCACGCACCTCTGGGAGCACTACCTGTTCACGGGGGACAAGGAGTTCCTGAGGCGATATTACCCGGTCCTCAAGGGCAGCGCCGAGTTCTTCCTGGATTTCCTCGTTCCGCATCCCAAGTACGGCTGGCTCGTGACCAACCCCTCGACGTCGCCCGAGAATTTCCCGGACATCCCGGGCCAAACCCGCTTCTTCGACGAGATCACGACGTTCAAGACGACGACGTCCATCTGCGCCGGCTCGACGATCGACATGCAGATCCTCGCCGACCTGTTCGGGTACGTCGCCGGGGCGGCCGACGTCCTCGGCGTGGACGCCGATCTCAAGGCGCGCGTCCTCGCCGCCAGAGCCAGGCTGGCGCCCCTGCAGATCGGGAAGCGGGGCAACCTCCAGGAATGGCTCGAGGATTGGGGAGAGACGGAAGCGAGCCACCGGCACATCTCCGGGCTCTGGGGCCTGTTCCCCGGGCATCAGATCTCCGCCCGAAAGACGCCGAAATTAGCCGAGGCGAGCCGGGTCGTCCTCGAACAGCGCGGCCTTCCCGGGAACGGCTGGTCCTCGGCCTGGAAGGCCGCCTGCTGGGCGCGCCTCGGCAACGGCGCCAAGGCCATGGAGAACATGGCCTACGCCATGCACAAGTACACTACGCAAAGCCTCTTTTCGATCTGCTCGAGCGCGATGCAGGTCGACGGCTCGTTCGGCATGTCCGCTGCGGTGGCGGAGCTTCTCCTCCAGTCCCACGAGGGCGAGCTGGCGCTCCTGCCGGCCCTGCCGGGCTCGTGGACGGACGGAGAGGTCCGCGGGCTCGTCGCCCGCGGCGGATTCGAAGTCGGAATGAAATGGAAAGGCGGGCGGCTCGAGGGCGCGACCCTGCTTTCGAAGATCGGGAATGCCTGCCGGATCCGCTCGGCCGTTCCGCTGAGGGTCTTCGTCAGGGGGAAGTCCGTCCCTGTCGTAAAGGCCGGTCCGGGCCTCATCGAATTCCAGACGTCGCCGGCCGCGACCTATGTCCTGTCGGTTGCGAGGTAG